Proteins from a genomic interval of Pantoea deleyi:
- the sctE gene encoding type III secretion system translocon subunit SctE, with protein MEIIRQVTQPVIPEQATQETADKHQAGMNAGDVELKKQTAQAKRLGKAELKDHPQLNSVKGALRTLQPDQLLRLLKSTINTVNGNTPETNLNNQEIPQLTSPVSRDPAAADSGSEAKISASAWATALLGKVMQLTNETSMNTLLGQLQGINVMMDGAANAYSEMAARLEQQGTQWASDADALKALQKQADALSQDAGKAQSALDDAQQKLAALEAEAAKQTPVSAALQGRIDAARTAVNAAQANLTQATTAYNNFATKTLNPAIAAEQSSRLALQATQTRSQIMIDSFNPQQQNIIEHQRKEADAESKTLTFLMALMAQLIDKSSSDDLQASAELKQKLAEAAAKDAEKKAKEYEEQVRKAEEMQKTMGCVGKVLGWVITAVSFAAAAFTGGASLALAAVGLALAVGDEICQAVTGRSFMADAMQPLMDAIVKPLMEIMGKYYSAILQTLGFDKETADMVGQILGAIAAAAILVAGVMVAGSVMSKVFGTVMKKIGVNVAEEASKTMGKNVAVELEKEVVKDITKNVVRTVVKEVAKDTGKEVAKKATKTTLQKLMDSAVGQVMKRLSQGFGRSLGANELQMAKVSNYSQKAVLGLSVINTSAQAATGIVAASMQLEASKIRADMMNDAALQDLLNEMMSRAIDSFTHRMESVSEIVRNISTVAENQAQAGKYITKQMSAVAG; from the coding sequence ATGGAGATAATCAGGCAGGTGACGCAACCCGTCATTCCGGAACAAGCCACCCAGGAGACGGCAGACAAACATCAGGCGGGAATGAATGCGGGAGACGTTGAGTTAAAAAAACAGACCGCACAGGCAAAACGGCTCGGCAAAGCAGAATTAAAAGATCATCCACAGCTGAATTCGGTCAAGGGCGCGCTGCGCACCCTGCAGCCCGACCAGCTGCTCAGGCTGCTGAAGTCGACGATTAATACGGTCAACGGGAATACCCCGGAGACGAACTTAAACAACCAGGAGATACCGCAGCTTACGTCTCCGGTGAGCCGTGATCCTGCTGCGGCAGACAGCGGCAGCGAAGCGAAGATCTCGGCTTCGGCCTGGGCAACGGCATTGCTCGGGAAAGTGATGCAGCTTACGAACGAAACGTCGATGAATACTCTGCTTGGTCAGTTGCAGGGTATCAACGTCATGATGGATGGCGCTGCAAATGCCTATTCTGAAATGGCCGCCCGGTTAGAGCAGCAGGGAACGCAGTGGGCAAGCGATGCGGACGCCCTGAAGGCGTTGCAAAAGCAGGCTGACGCACTTTCACAGGATGCCGGAAAGGCGCAGTCTGCGCTTGATGACGCACAACAAAAACTGGCGGCACTTGAGGCTGAGGCCGCGAAACAGACCCCGGTGTCGGCAGCATTACAGGGCAGGATCGATGCTGCCAGAACGGCGGTGAACGCTGCGCAGGCTAACCTCACCCAGGCCACGACCGCTTATAACAACTTTGCGACTAAGACGCTGAATCCTGCAATAGCGGCAGAGCAAAGCTCACGACTGGCATTACAGGCGACGCAGACCCGGTCGCAGATCATGATTGATTCATTCAACCCGCAGCAGCAAAACATCATTGAACATCAGCGTAAGGAGGCGGATGCAGAGTCTAAAACCCTGACGTTCCTTATGGCCCTGATGGCGCAGCTGATTGATAAAAGCTCCAGCGATGATCTTCAGGCGTCGGCAGAGCTGAAGCAAAAATTGGCGGAAGCAGCGGCCAAAGACGCAGAGAAAAAGGCCAAAGAGTACGAAGAACAGGTCCGTAAAGCGGAAGAAATGCAGAAGACGATGGGCTGCGTCGGCAAGGTGCTGGGCTGGGTTATTACGGCGGTCAGCTTTGCCGCTGCGGCCTTCACCGGTGGCGCATCTCTGGCACTGGCGGCCGTCGGGCTGGCCCTGGCAGTTGGTGATGAGATATGCCAGGCCGTAACCGGCCGTTCGTTTATGGCCGACGCGATGCAGCCGCTGATGGATGCGATCGTGAAACCGCTGATGGAGATCATGGGTAAATATTACTCAGCCATTCTTCAGACCCTCGGCTTCGATAAAGAAACGGCAGATATGGTGGGTCAAATCCTCGGCGCGATTGCGGCGGCGGCAATACTGGTCGCCGGTGTCATGGTGGCGGGTAGCGTGATGAGCAAAGTGTTTGGCACGGTAATGAAAAAGATTGGGGTCAACGTGGCAGAAGAAGCCAGTAAGACCATGGGCAAAAATGTCGCTGTTGAATTAGAAAAAGAGGTTGTAAAGGACATCACCAAAAACGTGGTGCGCACTGTGGTGAAGGAAGTGGCGAAAGATACAGGGAAAGAAGTGGCTAAAAAAGCCACGAAAACGACCCTGCAAAAATTGATGGACAGTGCTGTCGGCCAGGTCATGAAGCGGTTGAGTCAAGGGTTTGGCCGTTCATTGGGTGCAAACGAACTGCAAATGGCCAAAGTTTCAAATTACAGCCAGAAGGCTGTTCTCGGTCTGAGTGTCATCAATACCTCAGCCCAGGCGGCGACCGGAATTGTTGCGGCCAGTATGCAGCTGGAAGCGTCGAAAATCAGAGCTGACATGATGAATGACGCGGCCCTTCAGGATTTGCTTAATGAAATGATGAGTCGCGCCATCGACAGCTTTACCCATCGAATGGAATCGGTCAGTGAGATTGTGCGCAATATTTCCACGGTGGCAGAAAATCAGGCGCAGGCTGGTAAATATATCACTAAACAGATGAGTGCCGTTGCCGGATAA
- the sicA gene encoding type III secretion system translocator chaperone SicA: MADKNMLDLLNDEEDFESDEQLDAYADSLLDAIQNGATLKDVYAVPEDTMQDVYKLAYDFYHHGKLDDAESLFRFLCIYDFYNPEYAMGLAAVYQLKKNYAKAIEFYALAYSLSKEDYRPMFYAGQCNLMLRQGVQARKCFDIVIGRCKDAVLSEKAKAYISALNKINHDKSDPPEEEKPNEE; encoded by the coding sequence ATGGCTGATAAGAATATGCTGGATTTACTCAACGACGAAGAAGATTTTGAAAGTGATGAGCAACTTGATGCTTATGCTGACAGCCTGCTGGATGCTATTCAGAACGGGGCGACGCTTAAAGACGTTTATGCCGTACCTGAGGACACGATGCAGGACGTTTATAAGCTGGCGTATGATTTTTATCATCATGGCAAGCTGGACGATGCTGAGTCGCTGTTCCGCTTTCTCTGTATTTATGATTTCTATAATCCTGAATATGCAATGGGTCTTGCGGCGGTCTATCAGCTTAAAAAGAACTATGCCAAAGCTATCGAGTTTTATGCCCTGGCTTATTCATTATCGAAAGAAGACTACCGGCCAATGTTTTATGCGGGTCAATGTAACCTGATGCTGCGACAGGGTGTGCAGGCCCGAAAATGCTTCGATATTGTTATTGGCAGGTGTAAAGACGCGGTATTAAGTGAAAAGGCGAAAGCTTACATTTCTGCGCTGAATAAAATAAATCATGACAAGTCCGATCCTCCTGAAGAGGAGAAACCTAATGAGGAATAA
- a CDS encoding EscU/YscU/HrcU family type III secretion system export apparatus switch protein — translation MAEKTEQPTSKKRRDSSKKGQTFKSKDLITTVILLTGCFYLAYGMSFSDFTHFYAMTLLYSTQVGINDYLMGLMRIFFLLSLPFITLCALMGMGATLLQTGFSIATEAIKLNFKALNPVEGVKKIFSMRTVKELVKSVCYLIVFAATCYSLIHNDLRQILTLYRTDIAGLIACWVSLTLKAVLVFVGWSVFVLIADFIVEYFLHFKDLKMDKHEVKQERKESDGNPQIKSARRRVHQEILSGEEMAAVRNSEVVMANPTHIAMAIYFNPEVASLPFIALRCTNMKAKAAIAYAEKIGVPVVRNIPLTRRLYGTYSQYSFISLNDEVLMDVMDILIWLRQVEAAGMTQMAIADEEAGSVLPETQQPPADHL, via the coding sequence ATGGCAGAAAAAACAGAGCAGCCTACCAGTAAAAAGCGCAGGGACTCCTCCAAAAAAGGTCAGACGTTTAAAAGCAAAGATCTTATCACCACGGTGATCCTGCTGACCGGATGCTTTTATCTGGCCTATGGCATGAGTTTCAGTGACTTTACCCATTTTTACGCCATGACCCTGCTGTACAGCACTCAGGTTGGAATAAATGATTATCTCATGGGCTTAATGCGCATTTTCTTTCTGCTGAGCCTGCCATTTATTACGCTTTGTGCATTAATGGGGATGGGCGCAACTTTACTGCAGACGGGTTTTTCTATTGCAACGGAAGCCATAAAGCTGAATTTCAAGGCGCTGAACCCTGTGGAAGGGGTAAAAAAGATCTTCAGCATGCGCACGGTAAAAGAGCTGGTGAAATCAGTTTGCTATCTCATTGTGTTTGCGGCGACCTGCTATAGCCTGATTCACAACGACCTTCGCCAGATATTAACGCTTTATCGGACCGATATCGCCGGGCTTATTGCCTGTTGGGTGTCGCTGACGCTAAAGGCCGTGCTGGTATTTGTCGGCTGGTCCGTTTTTGTACTGATTGCAGATTTCATCGTGGAATATTTTCTCCATTTCAAAGATCTGAAAATGGATAAACATGAGGTCAAACAGGAACGTAAAGAGAGCGACGGCAATCCGCAGATTAAAAGTGCCAGGCGGCGCGTGCACCAGGAGATACTTTCCGGCGAGGAAATGGCGGCGGTCAGAAATTCCGAGGTGGTGATGGCAAACCCAACGCACATCGCGATGGCGATCTATTTTAACCCGGAAGTGGCATCCCTGCCGTTTATTGCGCTGCGCTGTACCAATATGAAAGCCAAAGCGGCGATTGCTTATGCGGAAAAAATCGGCGTGCCGGTCGTACGCAATATTCCGCTGACCCGCAGGCTATATGGCACCTATAGCCAGTACAGTTTCATTTCGCTGAATGATGAGGTGCTGATGGACGTGATGGACATTCTTATCTGGTTACGCCAGGTCGAAGCCGCGGGCATGACGCAGATGGCGATCGCCGACGAGGAGGCCGGGTCGGTATTGCCGGAAACACAGCAACCGCCAGCAGACCACTTGTAG
- the sctT gene encoding type III secretion system export apparatus subunit SctT: MLFVALYLNFQHSVLTFVMVYARLAIVFYMLPVLGERVLSNLIIKNTLISLTIVGLWPCFDALTDPEQGWLIILIKECIIGLILAFTLCMPFWIVIGLGEILDNQRGATISDSIDPVNGVQSSILSGFLNFAFGAIFFASGGMRLLLDVMVQSYRMLPRGSSLEGIHWEQAGDLLVVLMQNSILLAAPVMLVMMIAEMLLGVFARYCPQLNPFSLSLTIKSFIAFAVLLFYGFHSLSEKPLHMFSLSAFQQFLP; the protein is encoded by the coding sequence ATGCTGTTTGTGGCCCTCTATCTTAATTTTCAGCACAGCGTGCTGACTTTTGTCATGGTCTACGCGCGGCTGGCGATCGTCTTTTATATGTTGCCGGTACTGGGCGAGCGGGTTCTGTCAAATCTGATTATTAAAAACACGCTTATTTCTCTGACAATCGTCGGTCTCTGGCCCTGTTTTGACGCGCTAACCGATCCGGAGCAGGGCTGGCTGATTATCCTTATTAAGGAGTGCATTATCGGATTAATTCTGGCCTTTACGCTCTGCATGCCTTTCTGGATCGTCATTGGCTTGGGTGAAATTCTTGATAACCAACGCGGTGCGACCATCAGTGACAGTATCGATCCGGTTAACGGCGTACAAAGCTCGATACTGTCAGGCTTTCTGAACTTTGCCTTCGGCGCGATTTTTTTTGCCAGCGGAGGCATGCGGCTGCTGCTGGACGTGATGGTGCAGAGCTATCGCATGCTTCCACGAGGAAGTTCTTTAGAGGGCATTCACTGGGAACAGGCCGGCGATCTGCTGGTGGTCTTGATGCAAAACAGCATTCTCCTTGCGGCGCCGGTGATGCTGGTGATGATGATCGCCGAAATGTTGCTCGGCGTGTTCGCGCGTTACTGCCCGCAGCTCAATCCTTTTTCACTCTCTCTGACCATCAAAAGCTTTATTGCCTTTGCCGTTTTGCTTTTCTACGGCTTTCACTCGCTGTCTGAGAAGCCGCTGCATATGTTCTCGCTTTCCGCTTTTCAGCAGTTTCTTCCCTGA
- the sctS gene encoding type III secretion system export apparatus subunit SctS — protein sequence MSQVLFIGNSALLVVLKLTAVPIAFATTVGIIVGLFQTIMQIQEQTLPFGLKMLAVFASIFMLMEWFSAEMMNFATQAFYMAFR from the coding sequence ATGAGTCAGGTATTATTTATTGGCAATTCCGCGCTGCTTGTTGTGCTGAAGCTCACGGCGGTGCCTATCGCCTTTGCGACCACCGTAGGCATTATTGTTGGCCTGTTTCAGACTATCATGCAGATTCAGGAACAAACGCTGCCCTTTGGGCTGAAAATGCTGGCGGTATTTGCCAGCATTTTTATGCTGATGGAGTGGTTTTCAGCCGAAATGATGAATTTCGCCACTCAGGCTTTTTATATGGCGTTTCGTTAA
- a CDS encoding EscR/YscR/HrcR family type III secretion system export apparatus protein — translation MLSNDISLIALLSFFTLLPFIIAGGTCFIKFSIVLVMVRNALGIQQVPSTLTLNGVALILSAFVMMPVCQKISGYIEANHIDFNDSRSVTQLMDQGLGSYRAYLVNYSDHELIRFFYKVQQQKSGEPAPEVEDHELTALPLMTLMPAYALSEIQSAFKIAFYLYVPFVVIDMVVSSILLALGMMMMSPVTISIPVKLILFVSMNGWSLLTKGLIAQYADLMTS, via the coding sequence ATGCTGAGTAATGATATTTCGTTAATTGCACTGCTGTCGTTTTTCACCTTACTGCCTTTTATTATTGCCGGGGGAACCTGCTTTATTAAGTTCTCTATCGTACTGGTGATGGTGCGCAATGCTCTGGGGATACAACAGGTCCCTTCAACCTTAACCTTAAACGGCGTCGCGCTTATTCTCAGCGCTTTTGTCATGATGCCGGTGTGTCAGAAAATTTCTGGCTATATCGAAGCCAACCATATCGACTTCAATGACAGCCGCTCTGTCACACAACTTATGGATCAGGGATTAGGCAGTTACCGGGCTTATCTGGTGAATTATTCCGACCATGAATTAATCCGCTTTTTTTATAAAGTCCAGCAGCAAAAAAGCGGTGAGCCGGCGCCTGAAGTGGAGGACCATGAGTTAACGGCCCTGCCGCTGATGACTCTGATGCCGGCCTATGCGCTTAGCGAAATACAGAGCGCATTTAAAATTGCGTTCTATCTTTACGTCCCGTTCGTGGTCATCGATATGGTCGTTTCCAGCATCCTGCTGGCCTTGGGAATGATGATGATGAGCCCGGTGACTATCTCAATCCCTGTTAAGCTCATTCTGTTCGTCTCAATGAACGGCTGGAGTTTATTAACTAAAGGACTGATCGCCCAGTACGCCGATCTGATGACATCATGA
- a CDS encoding FliM/FliN family flagellar motor switch protein — protein sequence MSLRGHLRKPDGRQLTLELLRNHHPGSDIVGFSGQERYLQVQLEDKQGSRAQAWLSVDAWLGYMEIHLPGIPWSEVPLSYLARWLNHLGLSFLIGEQVWDAAQITLPADTLPAKALAIPAEPCPLLCLDWPQSEERALPVPAITAIDVPFQLNYVLGYTALSLAQLADVAAGDLLLIKENLPHLAIGDRRFFKLRYYPNKEVIVEEQLEGHDQEYYEDEVLHDWSSLPVTIEFVLAGQTVTLAELEVIAPGTSLALSPEAEKSIKIYLNKKLFARGELVALENGSLAVEVHHVNPTLPGNRVQPDAE from the coding sequence ATGAGCCTGAGAGGTCATTTACGCAAGCCTGACGGCCGCCAGCTGACGCTTGAACTGCTGCGTAACCATCATCCTGGCAGCGACATCGTGGGGTTTAGCGGGCAGGAGCGCTATCTGCAGGTGCAGCTTGAGGATAAGCAGGGCAGCCGGGCGCAGGCCTGGCTTAGCGTGGACGCCTGGCTCGGCTACATGGAGATCCATCTGCCCGGCATCCCCTGGTCGGAGGTGCCTCTCAGCTATCTGGCGCGCTGGTTAAACCATCTCGGACTGAGTTTTTTGATCGGGGAGCAGGTGTGGGATGCCGCACAGATTACGCTACCCGCAGACACCCTGCCGGCAAAGGCGCTTGCGATCCCCGCAGAGCCTTGCCCGCTGCTTTGTCTTGACTGGCCACAGAGTGAAGAGCGCGCATTACCCGTGCCGGCCATCACCGCTATTGATGTGCCATTCCAGCTCAACTACGTGCTGGGATACACCGCGCTCTCACTTGCTCAGCTGGCAGACGTGGCAGCGGGGGATTTGCTGCTGATAAAAGAGAATCTGCCCCATCTGGCAATAGGCGATCGCCGATTTTTTAAACTGCGTTATTACCCGAATAAGGAGGTTATTGTGGAAGAACAGCTGGAAGGGCATGACCAGGAATATTATGAAGATGAGGTTTTGCACGACTGGAGCAGCCTGCCCGTCACGATTGAATTCGTGCTGGCGGGCCAGACGGTGACCCTGGCGGAATTAGAGGTTATAGCACCAGGCACCTCACTGGCGCTCTCCCCGGAAGCGGAAAAGAGTATTAAAATTTACCTAAATAAAAAGCTCTTTGCCCGCGGTGAGCTGGTGGCGCTGGAAAACGGCTCTCTGGCGGTTGAGGTTCATCACGTGAACCCGACTCTGCCAGGTAACAGGGTGCAGCCTGATGCTGAGTAA
- a CDS encoding type III secretion system needle length determinant, SpaN/EivJ family — MVEKISEVSMSVAMKGASTPDDHTLLKQIAKKKKQDKSSEMPALVAMLPPEMLVQLTTPSARGGGLQKTEKLAVKQAASDSPGLAAELRQTKQGDGLRRQVAQAVAGQMASTDRGSSAVSVRKGEVNGPSVTRASAGASTSGAQSTTPVATQVTTDVSTDVSAEVPAKVATKLHPFATPQHPHVAARANPLIVTSSAPVAEADGQKKPLRNREESGEARPLWQEAKQPESLVAKPGETVAHSRNSPVTLAQLKTQAGLGSGVKSGNDGQTLEVNYQFQRWTGDHSVRVSVPADARRDGNVTLLPSDVRAADVLLRNMGQLTGLSPDLLRPQQERDEQQQQRQQQQQDEDQE, encoded by the coding sequence ATGGTAGAAAAAATTTCTGAAGTCAGTATGAGCGTTGCGATGAAAGGGGCGTCAACGCCGGATGACCACACGCTGCTGAAACAGATAGCGAAAAAGAAAAAACAGGATAAGAGCAGTGAGATGCCTGCGCTGGTCGCCATGCTCCCGCCGGAAATGCTGGTTCAGTTAACGACGCCCTCTGCACGGGGGGGCGGTCTGCAGAAAACCGAAAAGCTGGCGGTGAAACAAGCCGCGAGCGACTCTCCGGGCCTTGCCGCAGAACTCCGGCAGACAAAGCAGGGCGATGGCCTGCGCCGGCAGGTGGCGCAGGCGGTTGCTGGTCAGATGGCCAGCACGGACAGAGGCAGCAGCGCGGTCAGCGTCCGGAAAGGCGAGGTCAATGGCCCGTCAGTCACCAGGGCTTCGGCAGGCGCATCAACGTCCGGGGCGCAATCCACCACACCTGTAGCCACACAGGTGACAACCGACGTATCCACAGACGTGTCCGCAGAGGTGCCTGCAAAGGTGGCGACAAAACTTCATCCCTTCGCTACGCCTCAGCACCCTCATGTTGCCGCCCGGGCAAACCCGCTCATCGTCACGTCATCGGCCCCTGTGGCGGAAGCGGACGGTCAGAAAAAGCCGTTACGGAACAGAGAAGAAAGTGGTGAAGCAAGACCGCTCTGGCAGGAGGCGAAGCAGCCGGAGAGTCTGGTAGCAAAGCCGGGCGAAACCGTGGCCCACAGCAGAAATAGCCCCGTAACGCTTGCGCAGCTAAAGACGCAGGCCGGGCTGGGAAGCGGGGTAAAAAGCGGAAACGATGGCCAGACACTCGAGGTGAACTACCAGTTTCAACGCTGGACAGGCGACCATTCGGTCAGAGTGTCTGTACCAGCCGACGCGCGCCGTGACGGCAATGTCACGTTGCTGCCTTCCGATGTTCGTGCAGCGGATGTGCTGCTCCGCAATATGGGCCAGCTGACGGGTCTCAGCCCGGATCTTCTGCGCCCCCAGCAGGAGCGGGATGAACAGCAGCAGCAGCGGCAGCAGCAACAGCAGGATGAGGATCAGGAATGA
- a CDS encoding type III secretion system protein, whose protein sequence is MEAWRKGREFVSLLERKQQILQGDIVKTENRLAKIRLKMAEYQQECADINQQIKMLTPSGLHSRADIYKGIRQQGALLTHLQLVLHKINQLENEKYSLENTLEQHRAAMSMLDKKHYKLSYYLRPLRREYLRRCDNDAESEIQEIAGYGRKNF, encoded by the coding sequence ATGGAAGCGTGGCGTAAAGGGCGCGAGTTTGTTTCCCTGCTCGAGCGCAAACAGCAGATCCTGCAGGGCGATATCGTAAAAACGGAAAACCGCTTAGCGAAAATAAGGCTGAAAATGGCTGAATATCAGCAGGAGTGCGCTGATATTAACCAGCAGATAAAAATGTTAACCCCCTCCGGGTTACACAGCCGTGCAGATATTTATAAGGGAATAAGGCAGCAGGGCGCGTTATTGACTCACCTGCAACTGGTTCTTCATAAAATAAATCAACTGGAAAACGAAAAATATAGTCTGGAGAACACCCTTGAGCAGCATCGCGCCGCAATGAGCATGCTGGATAAAAAGCACTACAAACTTTCTTATTATTTGCGGCCACTGCGCCGCGAATATTTACGCCGCTGTGACAATGATGCAGAAAGCGAAATTCAGGAGATTGCGGGTTATGGTAGAAAAAATTTCTGA
- the sctN gene encoding type III secretion system ATPase SctN, with the protein MVAQCLVHLAHPLRIQGNVIEAHLPGTRIGEICEIQKSLLEPEVLGTAQVIGFNKEHTLLSLLNDNQGFSRSNVLLPTGKPFRIDVHKNIAGAIIDATGTVRGRLDNGVQQTLPGAQSLDACGAPKDFTQRKPITESLATGVRAIDGLLTCGQGQRMGIFAAAGCGKTSLMSMIVEHSAADIYVIGLIGERGREVTEFVEELKRSSRCSQIVLVYATSDRSCVERCNAAQIATTIAEFFSGQGQNVLLFIDSITRYARALRDVALSMGELPARRGYPASVFEALPKLLERPGRFLTGSITAFYTVLIENEEESDVIGDEVRSILDGHIYLSKKLAAKGHYPAIDIMQSISRVFLQVTDPEHRQLAKRFREYLVRQKEMQLYLDLGEYRRGENPENDAAFDRKNQMEAFLQQGMEEKTDMQACLESLYGSVA; encoded by the coding sequence ATGGTCGCCCAATGCCTGGTTCATCTGGCACACCCGCTACGTATTCAGGGAAATGTGATTGAAGCGCATTTGCCGGGAACGCGTATCGGTGAGATATGCGAGATCCAGAAATCCTTACTTGAACCTGAAGTGCTGGGGACGGCCCAGGTGATTGGGTTCAATAAGGAACATACGTTACTGAGCCTGCTTAACGATAATCAGGGCTTTTCACGCAGCAATGTCCTGCTGCCTACCGGCAAGCCTTTTCGTATCGATGTGCATAAAAATATCGCCGGGGCAATCATTGACGCAACGGGTACGGTTCGCGGGCGCCTGGACAACGGCGTGCAGCAGACTTTACCCGGTGCGCAAAGTCTGGACGCCTGCGGGGCGCCGAAAGATTTTACTCAGCGTAAGCCTATCACTGAATCTCTGGCCACCGGTGTCAGGGCCATTGATGGCCTGCTGACCTGCGGGCAGGGTCAGCGTATGGGCATTTTTGCGGCGGCGGGCTGTGGTAAAACGTCTTTAATGAGCATGATCGTTGAACACTCCGCAGCGGACATCTACGTCATCGGGCTTATTGGGGAGCGTGGACGTGAAGTCACCGAGTTTGTGGAAGAGCTGAAGCGTTCGTCGCGCTGTTCTCAGATCGTGCTGGTTTACGCAACCTCAGACCGTTCCTGCGTTGAGCGCTGTAACGCGGCGCAGATTGCCACGACGATAGCCGAGTTCTTCAGCGGGCAAGGTCAGAACGTACTTCTGTTTATCGACTCGATAACCCGCTATGCGCGCGCGCTGCGTGATGTGGCGCTCAGCATGGGAGAACTGCCCGCCCGAAGAGGCTACCCGGCATCCGTATTTGAAGCTTTGCCAAAATTACTGGAGCGGCCCGGACGCTTTTTAACCGGCTCCATCACGGCCTTCTACACGGTGCTGATTGAAAATGAGGAGGAGTCGGATGTCATTGGCGATGAGGTTCGCTCGATTCTTGATGGCCATATTTATCTCAGCAAAAAGCTGGCCGCGAAGGGACACTATCCGGCGATCGATATTATGCAGAGCATCAGCCGCGTATTTTTGCAGGTAACCGATCCGGAACACCGTCAGCTGGCAAAACGTTTTCGCGAATATCTTGTCCGTCAGAAAGAGATGCAGCTCTATCTGGATCTCGGCGAATATCGGCGCGGCGAGAATCCGGAGAACGATGCGGCGTTTGATCGCAAAAATCAGATGGAAGCGTTTCTCCAGCAAGGCATGGAAGAAAAAACCGACATGCAGGCCTGCCTGGAGAGCTTATATGGAAGCGTGGCGTAA